DNA sequence from the Alteribacter lacisalsi genome:
AGGATCAGGGGAATAAGAAAAAAGGCATTGCACGAGAAGGGCAGGAGAATGCTCGGAAAAGTATCACTTTCTGACTACGCAGATCGCTACCCTTCTGAGTGCTCCGGGGGGCAGCAGCAGCGTATTGCTCTTGCGCGGGCCCTGATTATAAAGCCGGAACTGCTTCTTCTTGATGAACCATTTTCCAGCCTGGACGAACAGCTCCGGCGGTCGCTTCGCTCCTGGGTCAGAGAGCTGCTGAAAGAAGAGAACATGACCTCGATATTTGTAACTCATGACCGTGAGGAAGCGGTTTTCATAGGGGACAGACTCGCCATTATGGATGGGGGGAGCCTGGTTCAGATCGGGAAAACGAATGAGGTTACGAACGCTCCGGTTTCCTCCCGCGTTAGCACACTGGCAGGAGACGGACTGAATCTCGGTTACGGGTTCGTACCGGCAGAAGACATACAGATGGTGACAGCCGGGAATGACCCGGGGGCAGAGTTTGCCCAGATTGACGGAGTGATTGAGCGAGTATGGCATATGCACGGTGTAAGATTCGCAGAGGTAAGAACCCGAAGGCATTCTGTAAACATTCACAGTCCCAGTGAAGTCTCTGAAGGAGAACAGGTGAACCTGGTCTGGAAAAAAGGTGCCTGCCGGCCATTCAAACTGGAAAAGGACGATAACGATGCTTGATACTCATGCAAGAAAATATGTGCAGCCTCTGATCGGACAAGCGGCCGATCTCCTGCTGAAGTGGAAGCTCACGGCAAATCAGGTAACGGTGATGTCTTTTCTGATCGGCATCACCTCGGGGCTCTGGATTTATTTAGAGCTCCCCTGGCTTGCTGTATCAGTGCTTTGGTTATCCGGTTTTCTCGACGCGGTCGATGGGGCGATGGCAAGAAAAACAAAATCAACAGCATTTGGGACCGTGATGGATGTTACCTTTGACCGTCTCGTGGAAAGCAGTGTTATACTCGGTCTTGCCTTTTTGTACCCGGACGTTATGTGGGCGCTGCTGCTTCTCAGTGTGTCGATCATTTTTTCCATGACGGTGTTTTTAACAGTCGGTGCTGTTTCCGAACAGAAAGGAATGAAGTCCTTTTACTATCAGGCAGGGCTTGCCGAGAGGACGGAAGGTTTTATTCTTTTTACTGTGATGATTCTTTTTCCTTCCATTCTCCTGTACAGTACGCTGGTGTTTCTGTTCGTGGAGGTATTTACAGGGATGCAGCGCATGATGGAAGCGAGAAGAATTCTTGGCCGTGCTGACCGGGGAGAGGGATGACGATATGAAGAGGCTCGTTTTAATCGGAGGAGGCCACGCCAATCTCGGTGTAATCCGGAGGCTGGGTAGGGAACGCCCGGAACAAGTCAGGTGCATTCTCATTTCGGCAGACGATTTTCAGTATTATTCAGGGATGTTTTCCGGTTATTCAGAAGGGCTTTATAACAAAGAGGAGCTCCGGATTGACCTGGCTGACTTCTGCAGGCGAAACGGTGCTGACTTTATCTGTGCGAAAGCAGAGTTCATTGACCGCCATGCGCGGCAGGTTATGACCACCAGCGGGCCGGCAGCCTATGATTTTGTGAGCATCAATACAGGTTCCCTCGTCAAAACGGAAGTACCTGGAGCGAGCAGGTATTCCCTGAGCGTAAAGCCCAGCTATATATTTCCGGACGCGGTACAGAGACTTCGGGAAGCGGCGAATCCGGTTATTGCAGGAGGCGGAGCTGCCGGGGTGGAGCTCGCTTTTTCACTTGCCGCTTGGCGTAAGAGCCATGGATATTACGGTCAGGGTGTGACGCTGCTTACGAAAGGAACTGTCCTTGGCGGCCACAAAAGCGGTGCCCGTAAAGTTCGTGACCTGATGAAAAAAAAACAGATCCGGCTTCTTGAGCATACTGGTGCAGAGGAAGTGGCCGATGGATCAGTTGTAACGGGAAGCGGGGCAGTCTCCTATAGTGAGCTGCTCTGGCTGACGGGACCGAAAGCAGGAGACTTTGCAGTGAACAGTGCACTTACATCAGACAGACAAGGGTTCCTGCTCGTTACCGACACGCTTCAGGCAGTTAACGATCCGGATGTTTTCGGAGCAGGAGACTGCGCGACCATGATGTCGTACCCGGAGCTTCCGAAGAATGGTGTGTATGCTGTCCGGCAGGCCGGAATTCTTTATGACAATATTCTGGCCCGTGCAAAGGGGAAGACTCTCTCCCGGTTCCGTCCGCAGAAGCGGTATCTGGCCATTTTGTCTACCGGAGGAAAAACAGGTCTTTGCCTGTACGGAAAAGCAGCTCTTCAAGGAAAATGGGCTTGGAAACTGAAAAGCCGGATTGACCGCAAATTTATGAAAACCATGCGCTGCTGAGAGGAGCGGTTCCCAGTTTGTCTAAAAAGAAAATCATCCTTTATTCCTGCCTGGCTGGAGTCATTGCCTTTCTCTTCTATATAAACCGAAACGCAGTGCAGGTGAGTACGGATGATATCCGTACGTGGATCCTGTCATTCGGCTGGTTCAGCCCGGTAGTTTACATTCTTCTATACACAGTTCGTCCGCTCGTTCTATTTCCGGCCTCCGTGCTTTCCATTGCAGGAGGGCTTGCTTTCGGTCCTTTCTATGGAACTGTTTATACTCTGATCGGTGCGACTGGAAGCGCAGCCTCCGCTTTTATTACAGCCAGGGTTCTTGGAAAGAATATTGCGGGCAAAGAGTGGAAGGGACGGTACAGTCAAATTCAAAAGCAGCTGGAAGAAAGAGGTTTCTTTTACGTGCTCCTTTTGCGTATCATTCCGGTCTTTAACTTTGACCTGATCAGTTATGCTTCCGGGATCTCCAAAGTCCGGTTTTCCCCTTTTGTTACAGCGACAGCCATAGGAATGGTCCCGGGCGTTTTTGCTTATACCTATCTTGGCTCGAGTCTTGTGGACGGAGGCACGGGGACCTGGGTTTTTGCGGGCAGTCTGTTTCTGATTGTCATCCTCGTTCCGGTATTTTTCAGGGGGAAAGTGAAGCGGATGCTTGGGATGGGGAAGAAGGACACTACAAAGAGGGAGGAGGAAAATGATGAAAAAATATGATCTGATTGTCATAGGCGGAGGTTCAGGGGGGCTGACGGCAGCCATCGGTTCTGCCCAGTTCGGCGCCAGAGTTGCACTTATTGAGAAAGATGACGAACCGGGAGGAGACTGTCTTCACTACGGATGCGTCCCTTCGAAAACCTATATTAAAGCGGCAAAGGAAATTTATCATGC
Encoded proteins:
- a CDS encoding ABC transporter ATP-binding protein; protein product: MPFLDIKRLTKYYHEEAVFRDVSMRLEKGDILSLVGPSGTGKSTFLRCLAGLEQGTSGQIIIEGRDMTNVKAEKRPVVLMFQQPLLFPHMTVLENVTYGLRIRGIRKKALHEKGRRMLGKVSLSDYADRYPSECSGGQQQRIALARALIIKPELLLLDEPFSSLDEQLRRSLRSWVRELLKEENMTSIFVTHDREEAVFIGDRLAIMDGGSLVQIGKTNEVTNAPVSSRVSTLAGDGLNLGYGFVPAEDIQMVTAGNDPGAEFAQIDGVIERVWHMHGVRFAEVRTRRHSVNIHSPSEVSEGEQVNLVWKKGACRPFKLEKDDNDA
- a CDS encoding FAD-dependent oxidoreductase — encoded protein: MKRLVLIGGGHANLGVIRRLGRERPEQVRCILISADDFQYYSGMFSGYSEGLYNKEELRIDLADFCRRNGADFICAKAEFIDRHARQVMTTSGPAAYDFVSINTGSLVKTEVPGASRYSLSVKPSYIFPDAVQRLREAANPVIAGGGAAGVELAFSLAAWRKSHGYYGQGVTLLTKGTVLGGHKSGARKVRDLMKKKQIRLLEHTGAEEVADGSVVTGSGAVSYSELLWLTGPKAGDFAVNSALTSDRQGFLLVTDTLQAVNDPDVFGAGDCATMMSYPELPKNGVYAVRQAGILYDNILARAKGKTLSRFRPQKRYLAILSTGGKTGLCLYGKAALQGKWAWKLKSRIDRKFMKTMRC
- a CDS encoding CDP-alcohol phosphatidyltransferase family protein; protein product: MLDTHARKYVQPLIGQAADLLLKWKLTANQVTVMSFLIGITSGLWIYLELPWLAVSVLWLSGFLDAVDGAMARKTKSTAFGTVMDVTFDRLVESSVILGLAFLYPDVMWALLLLSVSIIFSMTVFLTVGAVSEQKGMKSFYYQAGLAERTEGFILFTVMILFPSILLYSTLVFLFVEVFTGMQRMMEARRILGRADRGEG
- a CDS encoding TVP38/TMEM64 family protein, whose amino-acid sequence is MSKKKIILYSCLAGVIAFLFYINRNAVQVSTDDIRTWILSFGWFSPVVYILLYTVRPLVLFPASVLSIAGGLAFGPFYGTVYTLIGATGSAASAFITARVLGKNIAGKEWKGRYSQIQKQLEERGFFYVLLLRIIPVFNFDLISYASGISKVRFSPFVTATAIGMVPGVFAYTYLGSSLVDGGTGTWVFAGSLFLIVILVPVFFRGKVKRMLGMGKKDTTKREEENDEKI